TTTTCCCAGGGTAATTCCGCATGGACACATTCTTTTAGCGTCTCTCCTTTTATTCCCGAATAATCGGACTTTAATTCGGCGACAAAAATTCTATTTCCTTGCGTTAATCTGACATGAAACAGGTATTTCCTCCCATTGCGATCGCTGAATACAAATGGATCTATCTGCTTTTGCCCGACTTCAAGTGGTGCTTTGGAAGTTTGCTTAAAAGGACCTACAGGGCTATCACTAACTGCAATTGCTATATGCTCATCTGCTGTATAAGCCATATAAAATTTACCCTTTTCAAACCATACCTGTGGCGCCCAAAATCCCGTCGATCCAAAAGCATCTCCTTTTAAAAGGGCAAAACCTGAAGTTGTGCCTGCCGGGACCTTCCAATGTTTCAAATCTGTAGATTGATACACTTTAAACCCCTGCTGTTGTTCAGAATCTCCATTCGTACCATACAGATAATAATATCCCCCGTAAAAGAATACGGTTGGATCAGCCTGAAAAATCCCGTCTATTGGAATATTCGCATTTCCTATCGATACTGCTGTGGTATGCTGTGCGATTGTCGTCTGAACAAAAGACAGAAAAAGGGCACTAATTAAGAGGTATATTTTGTTCATTGAATTGAATAGCTATTTGGTATACAGATATCTAAAATTCAATAATTAATCGCTCAATTGCCGGTAATATTGTATCAATTGAACATCATTTTGTATCATAAAACCATTTCTCTAACCAAGTTTAGTTAAATGCAACTGTTTCATTTAATTGACAAACCATTTACTTCTGAGACCCGTTCTATTTAAAATAATCAAATACTTAATTAAGAGCGTAGGTCATGATATGTAATAACATCTTTTTCTTTTCCTTAATAACCAGTCTGCTGTTGATATCGTGTAATCATCAAACTCCTCAGGAAAAAGCTTCCCGTCATATGGAGGAGGCCGAAAATAAAGCAGCGGCAGCCAGTGAACAGGCTATAGCGAGAGCTGAAGCTGCGGCAGCAAAGAATACCGAAGCAGTCATTTATGCAAATATAGCTGCTGCTAACGAGGCTGTTGCTGGGATTCCAGCTCCAGCGTTGTCCAATAAGGAAGCTGAAAGGATATACAACAAACTCGGCAAAATCATTGTCGATCGAATCAATGCAAAGACAGCAGTAGAAGCGATGGAGAAAGAACAAGCCATCGCTCGAATTAAAAAAGATGTTTTGGAAAATTTAAGGAATGGCAAAATTACCCAAGCTGATCATGACGGTATAATGGGCTATTTAGAAGATAGCATCAAAGCTGCCAAGTCAGTTATGTAAGGCGCAATCAGCGAGACAAAACGACAAACTTATGATAAATTCAATCGAACAATCGTGTATAGAAGCCTGTTGGCAATGTGTTACTGCTTGCCATACCTGTGCGAATGCTTGCACAAAAGAAAGTGACCTTCAAGCCATGGCAAAATGTATTGCATTGGATATGGAATGCGCAGTCGTTTGTAAAGCAGTGGCCGAACTTCTTGCTATGGAAAGTTACTATAGCCGACGACTTATCAAGACTTGCGCTGAATTATGTACACTCTGTGCAGAGGAGTGCTTTATGCATCCCCATGAACATTGCCAGCACTGTGCTAAATTATGTGAACTTTGCGCAATTGCGTGCAACAAACTAACTGCATAAAATATAGTGGTGTAGATTTCAAATTTCCTGATGGGGCCATCAGGAAATTTTTAATTCAAAATACCTCTTTCAAATGCAAATTTGACCAAATGAGCTGTATTTTTTACGCCCGCTTTATCGATTAAGTTTTGACGGTGTCCTTCAACTGTACGCTTGCTTAAAAATATCTTATCGGCAATTTCAATATTCGTGTATCCTTCTGCAATTAATTTGAGTACTTCAAGCTCTCTATCGGAGATATCAAAATCTGTCTGTAGCTCACCTGATACCTGTGCATAGCTTTGTCCAGAGCGAACTTGGTCCAATAGTATCATTGCGATTTCCTCGCTCATGTATCGTCCCCCATTTGCGATATGATTTAATCCAAAAAGCAATTCGTTATAGCCAACGTTTTTAACCAAATATCCGGCAAGACCAGATTCAAATGCTTCAACAACGTAATTGATCTGATTCAACATGGACAGTATTACTACTTTAATGGACGGATACTGTTTTTTTAATTCATGTAATAGTTCAATACCGTCCATTTCCTCCATGCTGATGTCTGTTAAGACGATATCAGGAACAGGATTAGAATTTAAGAACTGAAGAGCCTCCTTTCCATTCGACGCCTCTCCAACAACTTCAAATCCATCTTGCGATTCTAATAGTAATTTTATTCCGTTACGTACAACCATGTGGTCTTCAACCAATAGGATTTTTATCATTATTCTTTTTTTAAATAGTTAATTTAAGTAAAATACCTGTATCCGGCGTATGATTCATAATCCGTGCATTATAGAGTTCAGCAATCTTCATCAAACGCATTGGACTATGTTCATGTTTTATTGTTGACAGCGATCTCCCCTGGCTAAAAAAAGGTGACACTTTAACTAAAATCTCAAATTCAATCACCTGTACCGAAACTGAAATAGCCTGTGAAGGAATCTCATCATTTAAATACTGGAATATAGCAGTAAGTAACTTAAACAGCTGAACTTGTGCCTCATGATGCAATTCTCTTAAATGCGGATCTAGCAAGGTGTCAATTGTAAAACCCGATCGTTTTCTATAACTCGCCACAGCCTCATCAACTGCATGAAAAATGCCAAGATCATTCAGTATCGGATTGTAGAGCAATACAGCTTTATTACGAATCTCCATAACCAACGTGCTTAATGAATCACGTAAGCAACGTAATTCTTCAAAATCACCATAGCGATTTGTAAAATTCTGAAGAGATATACGCATTCCGTAAAGTTCCTGAGCCAATTCATCGCGGAAATACCGTCCTATTTTTCCAATATCATCTTGTTGATTCCTAATAATCGATTTATAAAAATCTTCTTGACTACCATCCCATACCTGCTTTAATTCCGAAGGCTCTTTGAGGTTCTCCAACCGTCCCACAGGCTCTTCTGATAGATCAAAATATAGTTTTTTGTTTTCGTCCCCCATATTGTTTTTCATTACATGTCATAACTAATAACCATTTAAAGGTATCAACAGTTTTAAATATTCACATCTATTTAGCCATTAAAAATGTACCAATTAAAACACTACGTATAAATACGTGCGACAAAAAGAAAAAAGGGGGAAATGAAACAGGAAAACACTTGTTATTAATGCAGAATAACGCTTAGCATCAGCCTGATAGCTGAATAGTTATTCTACATAAAACATTGACTAACTGATTGTTAAAATAAAACAAGTAATAAATTAGCTTGATCCATTCAGCGTCAACGCATTTCCTCTTAATTATTTTCTAGCACCTTAATTGTAGTGATATAGGCAAGATAGACACTTAAAACTTGATAATATGGAAAATTTAACAATCGATCAACTGTTTAAGGAAAAAAGACCTACATTAAAATATTTGGCAGCGCAATTTACAAACGATCCGGATGAACGAGAGGATCTGGTTCAGGAGACCATGGTAAGGTCATTGGGATCTATTGAAAAATTCCTGAAACATCCAAAGTTGATGTCCTGGCTCTATATCATCATGAAAAATACATATATTAACCAATATACTCGAAATAAAAGATTGGAGAATTACCGCAATGAATATGTAAGTATAGGTTATCATAATGAAATAACAACCAATCGCGGTGAAAATAATTTTATAGCCTCTGATATACAACACGCACTCAATAGTTTATCAAAAGATTACTATAACGCCTTTGCAATGTTTTTGGAAGGATTTAAATATTATGAAATTGCAGAGCATCTGCAAATCCCAGAGGGTACGGTCAAAACACGTATACATATGGCCAGGAAAGCACTGCAAAAACAGCTAAAGATTTATTCAAAAAGTATCGATTAAAAAATGGTCGCTTTTCAAGATAAAAAAGCAGGTAATTAGCCTGCTTTTTTATCTTATTTCCCATTACTTAGACCTTCCTATGCTTCAACTGCATTTTACCCTAGCGGATATCCTAGTTATTCATTATATTTAGATATTTAGGGAACAACTTATTGATTTAATAGATTGAACATCAAAAAGTATGAAAAAACAGTTAATCACTTTATTTTTTATATGCTTGAGTGGCATTATGGTCGTATTGTCCTGTGATCGGGCAGCAAAAGAAGGTGAAAATAGAATTCGTGTCAGTGGTGAAGGAAAGATTAGGATAATGCCCGATCAAGTCACGTTGACAATCAATACGGCATTCACAAAACCGAGGATGGTAGACGCGGTTAGAGAGACTCAAGCAACTGTCGATACGGTCATTGCATTGCTCCAAAAATACGGCAATAAAAAGGAAGACATTAAAACAAGCAGCGTATCAGCAAATAAGGATTATCAATACATCGGAAATACCAATAAATTTATTGGGTATCAAGCACAACAAACAATCGATTTTGTTTTACATGATTTATCGAAATTTACAGAATTAACAGGCAAGTTGTTAGAGACCAAAATAAGCGGAATAGGCTCCATCTCATTCGATCATTCCAAAGCAGACAGTATTTTAAGAGAAGCGGATCTTATTGCTTATGATGATGCATTAAAATCTGCAAAAAAACTTGCATCTCGGGCTGATGTCGAAATTGGCAAACTGCTTTTTTTGTCGAACGATGGAAGCGCATCCAACCAATCGACGCAGTTTAGAACAGGGATGGCGTTGGAAACATTCAACAAGGGTTACGGCGGCGAAGGATTTAAAGTAGCCCCCGAAGTTTTAGAATTTAAAAGGACAATATATACGGAATTTGAAATTAGATAGCTCAAAAATTGGGATTAAGAATCTACGCCACCTAGACATTCCGGTAAGATCGTACTTACAAATAAAACTTGCTTAGAATTAGCATACGGCTAAGCATAATACCATGATTCATCCCGGTGTTTTTTCGTATATTTAACATATAGTTTATATACAGTTCATTTGCGTTTCGTTACTTTATCATACAATAGTTCAATGTAATCAACGGAGTAATGTATCTATTATGAAAACGATAAACTATTTTTTCCAGCGAATTATATTTAGGATCTTTCTAGGTCGATTCAGTTCATTCTATTCACCCTTGAGATTCCACAAGACCTAATTGTTTTTAAACGGCATTGAGGTCCGATAATTTTATTTTATAAATGCTTTTAACCAAAGATGCTTTTGGCAAAGATTTTATTTGGGGAGTGTCTACAGCTGCCTATCAGATCGAGGGTGCGCATGATTTACATGGCAAAGGTCCTTCTATTTGGGATATCTTTGTACAAAAAAGGAACCGTATATTTCAAAATCAACATGGTAATGAGGCTTGCGATTTTTACAATCGCTACGTCCAGGATCTCCATCTAATGAAAGGAATGCATATTCCTAATTATAGATTCTCCTTATCATGGAGCCGTATTTTCCCGGGTGGAATCGGTGAAGTAAATCAATCAGGTTTGGATTTTTATGATCGATTGATCGACCTATCGCTCGAACTAGGGATCACCCCTTGGGTTACCTTATACCATTGGGATCTTCCCCATGCATTAGAAAAAAAAGGTGGCTGGGTGAACCGTGATGTAAAAGATTGGTTTGGCGAATTTGTTTCCAAATGTGTGCATACCTACGGTGATCGTGTTAAAAACTGGATGGTTCTCAATGAGCCTACCGTATTCACTGCCGCAGGTTATTTCTTTGGCGTGCATGCACCGGAACGAAAAGGTCTGGGTAATTTTTTGGCCGCCGCGCATCATGCGGCATTGGCACAAGCACAGGGAGGTCGAATCATCAAATCGATCCAGCCCGACAGTCAGGTTGGAACTACATTTTCATGTTCTCATGTCGAACCATTCACATCGAGAGACAAGGACATTAAAGCAGCAAAAAAAGCAGATGTATTACTCAATCGTCTGTTTATAGAACCTCTCTTAGGAATGGGCTATCCTACTCAGGAGATTAAAATACTGAATAGAATTGAAAAGTATATTAAATTGAATGATGAAAGAGACCTGAAATTTGATATGGATTTCATTGGGATACAGAATTATACGCGGGAGGTTATACGATACGCCATGTTCGTTCCTTATCTCCAAGCAAAAATAGTATCCGCAAAAGAGCGTAAAGTTGATTTAACTGAAATGAATTGGGAGGTTTACCCAGCGTCCATCTATCATATGCTCAAAAAATTCAGTACCTACCAAAACATGCCGCCTTTAATTGTTACCGAAAACGGCGCCGCGTTTCCCGATAAAGCCGAGAATAGTATAGTACATGATCCTAAAAGAGTTTCCTATTTACAGGAAGCATTGCAACAAGTTTATCGTGCGAAACAGGAAGGTGTAAATGTCAAGGGCTATTTTGTATGGACTTTTCTTGACAACTTCGAATGGGCTGAAGGATATCGGCCAAGATTTGGACTGGTGTATGTTGATTTCAAAAATCAACAACGTATTATCAAATCCTCTGGGCATTGGTATGCAGACTTCTTAAAATAAAAAAATTACTTTTTCTCACCATGATGATAAACCAAATTCGTAATCTTTAATAAAATTACCGCTAGAAGTATTGCCCCAATAATGATACATACGCTGATTAATGAATTTCGCCCGTTATCAGCAAAAATATAGATTGCGCATACCGCCAACAGACAGGGCAAAGCAAAAACAATCAGCTTGATCCAATAGACACGATCCTCTTCCTGGAGGATCCTTTCGGTGGTTACCGCATGAATAAGATCGGCCTTATTTTTTCTAAAATACGTAAGAATGAGCTCTATCTCTTCCTGTCGAAGTTCGCGGGGGCGGACGATCTGTTCTTTTAATACGATAAGTAGATTTTTGCGATCGCGTTGTATAGAGCGAATATCTGCCATTTGAAATCGCTTTTTATAGCCCAAGGGATTTATTGCATAGCCCTTATAATCGCTGTTTTCGGGACATAGACAAGAGAACTCAATGGCATTTAAAGAGAAGATAATATCAGTGTGATCTTGACCAATCTCTCTAAATTTTGATATGGCAAGTTTAACGGTTGCAAATAATGCACACTGAAGCACAAACAGACCAAAAGACAGATGAAAAATCCAGGACAAAAGCAATGCAACAGCAATAAATCCAAAAATAAACCAGCTCATATTAGACAAAATGTCAACCTTACGTCGTATGATTAACACAAAAATTGTACACATTAAAGCTGGGATACTTGCTTTCCAATCCCAAAATATACTGACAACACCCAGCATTGAGCATAGCATATACATCAGCAGTTGAAAATAATCTGATTTCCGTTGGAAGTTGGTTCTCTTAATTTCAATGCTGTTTTCCACTACCTGCTCGAACAAAATGAAAAAATGTTTAACATAATATCTCTCTGATTGCATAAATATAAATATCTTTAATTAATATAGATGTAAAAAATCAAAGCGTATCGTATGAAGACTTTTCAATTTAAATCACATCAGGTTAAAAAGGGCTTAATCTTTGGATTAATTTATTTAGTTGTTGTATTTATACTATGTTATATGATCTTCGGTGGTATAAATGGGATGGCCGATGCGGCAAATAATTTTGGTTCGGCGAAGGGCTTGGGGATATTGGTTGCGGTTGTTATCATTGGTCCACTCGTCGTCATCTTGCAATTGATCAATCCCAAGATTGAAGTACAAGTTGACAACACGAACTTATCCATCAGGCAGCCGAAAAAAGAGGATAGGATTATTCCACTGAAAGAGATCCACATCATGGAAATAAACCATGCTTTGGTCAACCAGCTTCAGCTGTTCGATCAAAACAGACAGCTACTCGCTACAATACACCCCCAAAACGACGCAAATGTCATTTTCTCTATCGCTAGTACAATAGCACAACAGGATAGATTTGTGAAGACAAAAGGAAACAAAAAGATTTTTGGAAATCCTGTTGAAACAATTTCCTATTCCAGACAATAAATTTGGTATCGGTATACGAAATGAAAAGCGCGGCAAAAATTCAGTATTTGGTCCTAATGGTGACAACTGTAGTCTTGGGTTTAATCTCACGTAAAATATCTGTCATACCGCCTATATGTGGCGATGTGCTTTATGCTATGATGGTGTATTGGTTATCACGCTTAATATTTATTAAAAAATCACTGTTCTCCTACTGTATCATTACCATTCTATTCTGTTTTACCATTGAATTTTTACAACTTGTCCAATTACCATTACTTTTATGGATAAGGAGCAATTCACTTTTGCGTCTCGTATTTGGACAAGGATTTCTCTGGTCAGATTTAGGGGCTTATTGCTTGGGAGCGCTTGGAGCTGCATTTCTTGATTATCTTAAAGATCATTTGCTAAAAACAGACCCTGCGTTGTGAACTGAATAGACCTACTTTGTCGTTTTGGCCCCCATATCGATGCCCATCTTTTCATAAGCAAGATCATTCGGCTGCCAAAGCTCTATTTTATTTCCTTCAATATCCATGATATGAACAAATTTGCCATAGTCAAAGGACTCGATCTTGTCAAGTACCGTAACTCCCTCCTTCTTCAATTGATCGATTAGGAGTTCAATATCGGCAACCCGATAATTGATCATAAAGTCTTTTTCCGAGGGGCCAAAATAGCTTGTACTCTCTTTAAAAGGGCTCCATTGCGTAAATCCTTTTTTCGTACTATCAGCACCCTGATACCACTCAAACACAGCGCCGTAAGAATTTGTTGCCAGTCCCAGATGATCGGCATACCAGGCTCTTAATTTTTTAGGATCTTTGCACTTGAAGAAAATTCCGCCTATACCAGTTACTCTTTTTAACTCGACAGGTCGGTTCAAATGGCTCATGGTATTAAAGGCGTACCCCATTCCAAATGCCAGCGAAATACTCGCAACAAATACGACTCTTTTCATAATTTGATAAGGATAAATATTTATTTCTACCTCCTCTCCCAAATTTAATCATAAGTTTTGAAAAAACATTTACAGTGCAAAACAACATATTCTTTTCTTATACGCTCAGAATGTTATATTCATAGCTTTTATCCCATTTTTTTCCTGCTCAGATTGTTAAAAAACGATATTGTATTTATACATTTGACTCGGTCAAGATTCATTTATCATCCTGGTAATGCGTTTGACGTACTTAGTAAAGAGCATCTGAAGTAAAAAACAGCATTATGTATAATTTTAAAAACGATTATTCCGAAGGGGCGCACCCCCGCATTTTAGATAAACTTATCGAAACAAATCTGATACAACAAGCCGGCTATGGCGAAGATGAATATGCTAAAGCAGCAAAAAGCATTTTGAAGAAAAAGATAGCGAACGAGCAAGCTGTTGTTTACTTTTTATCTGGCGGAACACAGACAAATCTACTTGTGCTATCCTTTCTCTTACGTATCCATGAAGCCGTAATTAGCGCAAAAACTGGGCACATATCGGCCAATGAAACTGGCGCTATCGAAGCAACTGGACACAAAGTCATTACTGTCGAAACACTTGATGGAAAACTAACGCCGAATGATATTACAAAAACGTTAAAGGAACATGCACTGGCGCCACATGTCGTAAAGCCAAGAATAGTGTATATTTCCAATTCGACTGAAATTGGCACGATCTATACGCTGACAGAATTGGAAGCACTTTATGTATGTTGTCAAGAACATCATCTTTTACTTTATCTGGATGGAGCTCGGTTGGGGCATGCTTTGATGGCTGAAAACAATGATCTAACACTGAAAGACATTGGAAATTATGCTGACGTATTCTATATTGGTGGGACGAAAAACGGTGCGCTTTTAGGTGAAGCCGTAGTGTTTAATAAACCCGAATTGGCACTGGATTTTGACTATGCAATCAAGCAGAAGGGCGCTTTGCTTGCCAAGGGCCGGGTTTTATCCATTCAGTTTCTCGAGCTCTTTAAAGATGATTTATATTTTGAACTAGCGCAAAAAGCAAATTCCTACGCTATGCGGATCGCTCAGGTGATCAAAGAAAAAGGCCATTCATTTTTGACAGACTCAACCACTAATCAAATTTTCCCGATTTTACCCAAATCTGTCATAGAGACATTGAGTCAGAAATACCAGTTTTATATTTGGAAGGAAATAGATAATGATTATGCTGCTATTCGCCTGATTACCTCCTGGGCCACCGACGAGGAACAGGTTGCAAGTTTTATGGAGGCCATATTGAAATCTTAGTGATCCTGCCTCTAGGCTTATCAATCACTCCTAAATGAAAGCGTCCAATAGGTATGTTGTACCCATTGGACGCATCCGATAAAATGAAAAAAATTAGTCTTTAGGTTCCAACGCTTTCCAAACAACTGCTGCAACTGCAGCACCCACGAGCGGCGCAACGATAAATAACCATAGCTGAGACAAAGCTTGCCCCCCCGCTAAAATGGCAGGACCAAATGAACGTGCTGGGTTAACGGATGTACCCGTTACAGG
The Sphingobacterium multivorum genome window above contains:
- a CDS encoding DUF2809 domain-containing protein — protein: MVTTVVLGLISRKISVIPPICGDVLYAMMVYWLSRLIFIKKSLFSYCIITILFCFTIEFLQLVQLPLLLWIRSNSLLRLVFGQGFLWSDLGAYCLGALGAAFLDYLKDHLLKTDPAL
- a CDS encoding RNA polymerase sigma factor, with protein sequence MENLTIDQLFKEKRPTLKYLAAQFTNDPDEREDLVQETMVRSLGSIEKFLKHPKLMSWLYIIMKNTYINQYTRNKRLENYRNEYVSIGYHNEITTNRGENNFIASDIQHALNSLSKDYYNAFAMFLEGFKYYEIAEHLQIPEGTVKTRIHMARKALQKQLKIYSKSID
- a CDS encoding SIMPL domain-containing protein, encoding MKKQLITLFFICLSGIMVVLSCDRAAKEGENRIRVSGEGKIRIMPDQVTLTINTAFTKPRMVDAVRETQATVDTVIALLQKYGNKKEDIKTSSVSANKDYQYIGNTNKFIGYQAQQTIDFVLHDLSKFTELTGKLLETKISGIGSISFDHSKADSILREADLIAYDDALKSAKKLASRADVEIGKLLFLSNDGSASNQSTQFRTGMALETFNKGYGGEGFKVAPEVLEFKRTIYTEFEIR
- a CDS encoding GH1 family beta-glucosidase, with the protein product MLLTKDAFGKDFIWGVSTAAYQIEGAHDLHGKGPSIWDIFVQKRNRIFQNQHGNEACDFYNRYVQDLHLMKGMHIPNYRFSLSWSRIFPGGIGEVNQSGLDFYDRLIDLSLELGITPWVTLYHWDLPHALEKKGGWVNRDVKDWFGEFVSKCVHTYGDRVKNWMVLNEPTVFTAAGYFFGVHAPERKGLGNFLAAAHHAALAQAQGGRIIKSIQPDSQVGTTFSCSHVEPFTSRDKDIKAAKKADVLLNRLFIEPLLGMGYPTQEIKILNRIEKYIKLNDERDLKFDMDFIGIQNYTREVIRYAMFVPYLQAKIVSAKERKVDLTEMNWEVYPASIYHMLKKFSTYQNMPPLIVTENGAAFPDKAENSIVHDPKRVSYLQEALQQVYRAKQEGVNVKGYFVWTFLDNFEWAEGYRPRFGLVYVDFKNQQRIIKSSGHWYADFLK
- a CDS encoding response regulator transcription factor, which gives rise to MIKILLVEDHMVVRNGIKLLLESQDGFEVVGEASNGKEALQFLNSNPVPDIVLTDISMEEMDGIELLHELKKQYPSIKVVILSMLNQINYVVEAFESGLAGYLVKNVGYNELLFGLNHIANGGRYMSEEIAMILLDQVRSGQSYAQVSGELQTDFDISDRELEVLKLIAEGYTNIEIADKIFLSKRTVEGHRQNLIDKAGVKNTAHLVKFAFERGILN
- a CDS encoding threonine aldolase family protein, with product MYNFKNDYSEGAHPRILDKLIETNLIQQAGYGEDEYAKAAKSILKKKIANEQAVVYFLSGGTQTNLLVLSFLLRIHEAVISAKTGHISANETGAIEATGHKVITVETLDGKLTPNDITKTLKEHALAPHVVKPRIVYISNSTEIGTIYTLTELEALYVCCQEHHLLLYLDGARLGHALMAENNDLTLKDIGNYADVFYIGGTKNGALLGEAVVFNKPELALDFDYAIKQKGALLAKGRVLSIQFLELFKDDLYFELAQKANSYAMRIAQVIKEKGHSFLTDSTTNQIFPILPKSVIETLSQKYQFYIWKEIDNDYAAIRLITSWATDEEQVASFMEAILKS
- a CDS encoding VOC family protein, producing the protein MKRVVFVASISLAFGMGYAFNTMSHLNRPVELKRVTGIGGIFFKCKDPKKLRAWYADHLGLATNSYGAVFEWYQGADSTKKGFTQWSPFKESTSYFGPSEKDFMINYRVADIELLIDQLKKEGVTVLDKIESFDYGKFVHIMDIEGNKIELWQPNDLAYEKMGIDMGAKTTK